CACAAGTGTTTTGAACTTTCCTTTTGGGGCTGATGATCATACACATAAAGTATAGGAGGACTTACAGTTCTTCCTGTCGTCCCAATCGGTCGCAATAGGTccgccatcttacctgggaccaataatgaaaaataagCCACTTAACACTAGCCGTGGTAGTAATTTGTAAACTCGCTCAGTCGCCTGATACCTCGAGCTAAATTTAAACACAATTTTCATTATgtttgtaataaaacattttttaattaaaggttTAACAAATTATGCTATTACCCATTTAAAGTATAACATGTTATGTATTTAAACAAAGTTCATAAACTGaaccattcaaaacaaatacaatccaAACAACTGAACAAGATAATACTGCACTATAAGAAAAAACTACCATGTGCAAAATTGCAGCATCCCACTAAGAACAAATAAACTGGTCTCCTTTCTCTTCTTTAAGCAAACCATATGaccatgttaatacattttgtgcTTTCATGAGAGATTTGCATTCACAAATGTAAGCTGCCTCACTTTTGAGGTACTGATGGGTTTGCTTTCTCTCAGAATATTTATCCCATTAAGCAGTCTCCCTTTGATGACATTAGTAAGTTGTTGGTAGACAGAGGCCTTGTTCTTCCACTAGCTCAGAGGGTCTGTGGATCCTTGGAAAAGGGGCTGCTGCAAATAGGCCCTAATAATGGCCACTGCTGAGGGAATCCTTGTACAGCAGATTTTGTGGCATTACTCCTGCTGCTTCTGCTCCCTCTTCGTCCTGTTGCCCTGGTGACTGAGCCAGCTGACTGCTGGGGCTGTCCCTCGCTGCTACTGAGGTTATTCTTTGAAGAGCCTCATCAATCGCTCTGGCATCACTGAAGGCTAACTTCTTAAACCTGTTGTCAAGTGCAGTTCTGATAGCACATGATTATATTTCATTCTGTGGAACTTTCTGTCCATTGATGAACATAGGTTGTCCACCAACTCTGTCACTTGTCCTGTGGTCCCTCTGCCCGGTACCGCTATACACACTCATGGCGTAGTGGACCAGAACGCAGCTCTCACTCAAGTtcacaatcaccagaatactaACACCTGCGTCTCATTGTCTCCCCCTATTTAAGCCAGTCCTCCTCCACCACTCGGttatgaggtattgtttgttggGAACGTGCCTTTGACTAGTGATCGAGCAAACTATTTGTCCCTACCTGTTGTGGTTCTCTCCTCTTGCCCTGTTcccgtctgtctctgtgtttagtAGCCTGCCTTCTGACCTGCCTGCCCTGTGGAATATTCTGCCAGCCTGCCTGTACCAGTACCGTCGCCTTCCCGTGTTGTCATCTGGTTACCGAACTCACCTGCTCGCCTCTCTCGTTTTGATTCTTGCCTCTGCCCTTTTGTGCCGTGATAATAAACCAACGGTTGCGTTCCGCAATTGGAACGCTATCCCTTGGTCCGAGTGTTCATTACAGTCAGAACTTTTtcacacctttaatgtgacaaagattgtatttgttttgaatggttCAGTTTATGCACtttgtttaacacattttcccacatgcttttgggggacttgatgtttgtttttccggtcttggatgtttttctttataagaaggggctgtcttgccaccctaccccatagcccattcatatgaagaatatgggagattgttgtcacaggtagcacacagccagtacttgccagaaattcctgcagttcctttaatgttgctgtaggcctcttggaagcctccctgacctgttttcttctcgtcttttcatcaattttggagggacgtccagttcttggtaatgtctctgttgtgccatattttctccacttgatgactgtgttccatggtatatctaatgctttgggcattcttttgtacccttctcctgactggtatctttcaacaatgagatccctctgatgctttggatgcTCTCTGggaaccatggcttttgctttgagatgcaactaagaaaatgtcaggaaaatcctactagaacagctgaactttatttgtgattaatcagtcactttaaataatggcaggtgtgtaatgacttctatttaacatgagtttgaatgtgattggttaattctgaacacagccataaCCCCAGATataaggtgtgcacacttatgcaaccaggttattgtaaggtttttatttttaatttttccccctcgaagatttcaaattgtttttcaattgaatggttcacattataggtcacataaaaagtggaaaatgttctgacatgatttatctttgtctcattcttttacatcacaaaaaccttgttttttaacaggggtgtgtagactttttatatccactgtaaatactgtattttgaaCGGCTGTCTATGGGACGACCTGGAGTTTCCCACAAATGTTTGGCGTGGCTTTGCAGGTTCTAACACATGACGCGAAGCCTACGGTGACTATGAGACAACTGACGAATCTTGTTATGCAGGGGATCAAAAGCTCGCTCATCATTTACAAAGTTGACAttttgtgagagactgaatGAAATAACTATGTTACAGTCAAATACTaaactgtttctgtttttctttgcagcCACGAGGAGGAAACAGTTAATACGGATATATAaatttttatattgttaataTTGCTCCAAACTGCCCTTTTTGCAGAAGCTCCTTTAGTGGATGCAATGGATGTGCAGCACACATGGTAGCCAATCAGAGGGGACCACAAGAAGTTTATGTTACGGTTGAAAAAGATATTGCAAGCAGAATAAaaccaggaaagcctagttcagccggcctgaaATTTGAAGTGTTAAATGTTGTTTCTCTCACTGAAAGAAATACAGAAGGAAATGTGTttccattgattgattgattattaataaatccataataACTTTTTTTAGTAGGCCAGTAAGTAGGCCAGCTATGTGTAGAATTATATACTTAAGTTTGATGTTCCTATGACAATCACTAAAAAAGACATTGAGGAAATACcaaattaaatgtgtttccaatgatttattgattattaataaaacCTTAATTACtttttccaccaaaacaaagcttgaacaagtaggCTAGCTATTTTTAGAATGAGGGGGTGGGGGCGGTGCAGCCCACTGCAGTGGGCGTGGTTTCCTTGgggatttgaatattttctaaatatttagctttaCACTTGGCTacacatttagatataacatttagatttaacatttagatatatatttaagatttagagTTACATATAatattttgatatatatatttaagatttagatttaacatttagatataaatgtaacatttagatttagatttaacatttagatttagatataacatttagatatacattttacatttaaatttagatataacatttagatttaacatttagatttagatttaacatttagatttaatatttaacatttagatataatatatatatatatatatatatatatatatatatatatatatatatatatatatatatatatatatatataatttctgtctcaaatgtgaggaaaatgtgctaaatgtgaggaaagttagctaaatgttaaaaatgtatcagcTAAAGAAATGTAACCAAACTTTTACATTCGGCATCCCATAtagtgtcactgtcattgcaatgagattacaattgtaaaatatgtgtgtgtgtgtatgtatatataaatatatgagtgtgtgtgtgtacatacatacatacatacatacaggggttttcctggctcaaaattaggTGAACGTAGTATCCCACTCTACcggacacccctctgtgaaatactttatataatgtgactacacacttgaaaaagacaactattatagtgttaaatctgccctgttgtccatgtccacttgagcagctaatgcacactacaatgtcctccctaatatcaaccaaaatatccaagcaatacatttattcttaacataacctagaactattaacatgttactttaaaataaatatgaaatcactcatctcatcagctttataattaatcgcagtcaaaattattgttgtttatttttgttatgctatgtccctgttaatatagacttgcataaataacgaaacagagctgtatttattacagcttTGTCAAGTAATTTTTCCCCATCCTAGCACTGACGCCACATCGTTAATCTCCCTCAACTTCCTTCATCTGTACTAactctgctgctgtcgctgatccagcgtcttcacgttcatatatttatattgttagtgacttaaatgttaattatatatttttttactctatatattGCAATATTGCCTAATGTTTCTGGTGATTGTACATACCCTGATGACACCAGTCATCTTTGTTTGTTTCGCGATAAAATTGCTCAGTTGATTAGGAAACAGaccccacctggcaacactcaATAAGAAAAAGTTTTCTCCTAGCATCattttagctgcagtgtttcaCTGGTATTTTATAAATgagcgcaaaatcatgttttaccataccaacacacagaggcggtgcgagattttgggaaggctatCGCCTTTGAActttgaatgcaggaaaaaccTTGTGTTTAGATAGAATGCCACCCGCTATAGTGGCTAGTAGGTGTCTGAGTTACACGCCACAGCCGAATTCTACCCGCATTTggcgggtgccaatgtcaagccctggttATTATCCCCTTGGATTTAGTGTTTTGATACTTCTGTATTAATActaataatacattacataagCAACATTAATTTTGTTtgctatcaatctacacataataACCCAAAATGACAAACCcaacaacattttagaaatgtgtgccaatttatccCAAAAAAATTGACATATTTGATGTACGGCATTTGGGAACTACTCACTACGGTATGTAGAATACATAGAAAGTGTAATGTCATGGGGCAATATAAGTGGCATAGCTATGAATTTGAATATGACATCAGCCTATCTAGTGTTTTATCTGTGGTTCTGAGCTCTTGCCTTGTGGGAACAACCAGGACATGCGATTGCACAAACCATACTGCACCTCCGTTTAGGATCATCCAACATaaaaaggacagaaaatgttgttttgggtATAATGTTTAATTCTGTATGAGAAGTCTGGTGATTAGTCAATAAGGTATGAGTTTAAAGAagttttgaaaaaaatgtagtacacattcattaagtgtgtgtttgcagtTGTGAAACACTGTAATCCCTCATTATCCCACACCAGATCCTCATAGCATGATGAGAGCTAAAGACAATACATGAGACAGATGTTGTTTGAGGTATATATTGTTCTTACATTACATTCAGAACAAcgcagaaaaacatttaatatacgGTAAGTTCCATCTCAAACAAGATTAACCAATAACTACAATAGAATAGAGAAATAGATAAAtgtgaatataaaaatacaataataatgtaaatgaatatttgttttgtaggATACTATAGCTTGTTGAGACAGTTTCTTTCTCTTTTaatcacatacactcacacccacacacacactcacacacacagacaaacacacattttggcATTGCTTTACTGTGGATAAAAAAGTGTACACAACCTTATTGAAATGCAGCTTCTGTTTATGTGAAAAATaacatccacacaaacatgTCAGACATTTCTTCGCCTCGAATAACATCTTGTGATCACCAATTTTTAAGTGAAAGACAAATTGCtcagaaaaaaagctgtcaGAGccctggttgcatatgtgtgcacaccctttataAAAAAGGTTGTTACTGTGTTCAGATTTAATCAATCACATTCCAAATCATGTGCAAAGGAATGTTTCTTGGCAGCATATTGCAGAGACAGCTATGGTCCACAAGGAGCTAACAACATATATAAGGGATCTTATTGTGGAAATGTACATATTAGGAGatggatatatatttttttaaaggtattACATATACTGTAAATGAACACTGTGAAGACTATCATTAATAAGTGAAGGCAAGATAGCACCACCAGGAAaaccctccaaaattgatgccAAGCAAAGGAGAAAAATCTTCAGAGAGGCTATGAAGAGAGCGATGGCAATGTAGTACATTTCTCCACAGGTCTGTGCTGTATGGTAAGGATACACATTAAATCTCCTAAACCTACATGGGAAtatgttttatggtctgattTGAAGTTTTTGCcactatttccaaaaatgtttgacGCAAAGCAAAAATAGCTCATGAGCACATAGTCAGTAAATACTGTCAAGTATGGTGGTatcagcatcatgctatgggtcCACTTCTCTTCAGTTCTCTTCAATGGGGACAGGGGTTAGAGTCAGGATAGAAAAGTAACGTATACATCCAAATATTTTGGCACAAACGTAGCTGACATTTGATAGAAGTCTGATGTTAAAGAAATTCTCCTTGACAACAATCCCAAGCCCACTGCAAAAAGGTAGATTACCCAGTCAGAACCAAGACCTCAATTTTAACAAAAGTCTGTGGACTGACCTTTAGGCTATGCATAGGAAATCCCCTCGCATTTTTACTGAACTCTTTTACTTTAACtcttctgcaaagaagagtaacataaaattgcaaactCCAGTTGTGTTAACCACTGTAATTCAAACAAAAGGTAAGAAGCCAAAGTATTAGTGtccacacttatgcaaacatgGTATGGACAgttattttgtcaaataattAATCCTTTAGTTTTTTACTAAAATGTTGTTAGTTACAAGATCTTATTAAAGTAgaaaatggtctgacatgatttcaaTCGATTTTAGTCTTTATATAAACAAAAGCTACATTTTCAACAAATGTGTACTTGGGagacaataaataaaatgtaacttatTAAACCCAAATCCCCAAAACCCAAATCCGAACTCAAATCTTAACCTAAAATTAAACCCTATCCCTAGCCCTAATACTTTAGCCTAAAATTGCCTTTTCCCTTTGTAATGCACTGCTAAATGTCCTCCCTTTGTAAAACTTTCAATGTTTAATTATACTtctgaggacacacacactagtctctttccctctctcaggCACTGTGTTCCTCCAGTGGCGCCTGCAGGATAGCCTTGGAGTTCAGGTCATTGTCGATCTCATTGTGGTCAACGGGCAGCGGGTCATAGATGCGATGGTACAAAGACCAGTTCACCAGGCTTATGATGAACATCTCCACAATCATTAGCTGCTGACTGATcactgcagacagacagtccagAAAGACAGGGATGTAGCACATGGACTCTGTACTGATCAAGTAATAGCTTTTTACTTCTGTAACTTACTGGTGCCATTGGCAATGGAGGATAAGGGTGGGGAGCAGGCGATGGTCCCATCTAGAGCCAGGATGTTAATGACTGACGTCTGCAACTGACTGAGCACCAGCACCAGCTATGGACACACAACAGTGGTATCATGGAAACAGTACCAGGATGTGAACGGACAAGTTGGCAGGCACTTTATAGATTGATTCACCTGGTACATGACATACTTCAGGGTGGTCAGGCTCACCTGGTACAGGGCATACGTCTGTATGGTCTGACTCAGCTGGTACAGGGCATACTTCAGTATAGTCAGACTCACCTGCTACAGGACATACTTCAGTATAGTCAGACTCACCTGATACAGGGCATACCTCCATATGGTCCAACTCACCTGGTACAGGACATACTTCAGTATAGTCAGACTCACCTGGTACAGGGCATACTTCAGTATAGTCAAATTCACCTGGTACAGGGCATACTTCCGTATGGTCCAACTCACCTGTTACAGTGCATACTTCTATATGGTCCGACTCACCTGGTACATGGCATACTTCAGAATGATCAGACTCACTTGGAACATGGCATACTTCAGAATGATCAGACTCACTTGGAACATGGCATACTTCAGTATGATCAGACTCACTTGGTACATGGCATACTTCAGAATGATCAGACTCACTTAGAACATGGCATACTTCAGAATGATCAGACTCACTTGGAACATGGCATACTTCAGAATGATCAGACTCACCTGGTACATGGCATACTTCAGTATGATCAGACTCACTTGGTACATGGCATACTTCGGTATGATCAGACTCACCTGGTACATGGCATACTTCAGTATGATCAGACTCACTTGGTACATGGCATACTTCAGTATGATCAGACTCACTTGGTACATGGCATACTTCAGTATGATTAGACTCACTTGGTACATGGCATACTTGGGTATGATCCTAACACTTTTCAGGGTGCTGTTGATGTTCATGAACACAATGCCCACAGGCCAAAGCGAGATGATGGTGAGAACTCCTATGAATGGGTTGATCCAAATAGCCGTGCCTGTGATCTCCAGCTATAACATCAATACAGCATCAACCATGTTAGTAGAGGCTAGGCGATGCATAGTGGACCTCAATGACAGTTTGAAACTTAACATGTTGTTGCTAACAGTATTTTCCCCTAGAAAGTTGGAGCATTACTTACATCAGAAAGATCAAAGTTGCCATTGGTCCACAATATAATGGAGAGAATTGAGAGGACTGTCTTTAAGATAGCATACTGAAGAGCTCCCAGCTTCAGAAGGAATAGCAAGCGCCTGAATGAAGACAGTCCCAAGTTATTAACATGCTCTTATTGGTGAGTACATGACTAACACAAGTATTCCTATGACTGACCTAAGCCTGTGTTATCATGTGATCAGATTTGTTACATTATTTCCCTGGGGAGGTCAAGTGCTTTAAACAGGCTGACCTGACACAAATGTATCGGTCAGAATGGGTTCAACTTCCTACAATAACATACAACAAAAATCCTcactattgaaaaataaatacacacatacatctcTATACCTACACCTCATCATAACCATATCAAGTTGGCTGGTTTGATGACAGGCCCCGGTTACTGTGGTTACCGTGTAACTGGAACGCGGGGCAGGCAGAGACAGCAGCAGCAACATGGTCCGGTAGTGATTTTGAAAGTTTTATTGGAGTTGCGTTTCAGGAAAGCCTCACTTCCCCCGCTCTCCTCTATCAGCAGAATCAAGACTTTATACACCACCACTGCAAAGTACCtagagagagtggaagagggTTTACACGGTACACATAAAACGTGTGACCAAATTTCAAAGACTGTTGGTTTACGCATTGAAGTGGTGTCTAAAAATGTTGGTTTgtgtttgttggtcattgtctGTATTCTTTTCTCCCACCTCTCTTAGCGTGATCTCTGATCTTTCCCCATACAGTGATTAAGAGACGGCTTTAGTCAATTTTAGTGCATTCTCTCTACTATGTTCCTCATtatgacttcctgcctgttcaAAAAACTTTAATGGGGGTtaaatagagagatagagatataaAGAAGAGTGAGAGTGACAAATAAAACCCTGATCTACAGACAGATGAATCTAGTGAGGATTCTACTAAGGCACCTTGTTTTGGGTCTTCGATCACAAACCCAGACCCCACAGAGCATGAGGACAGCAGCACTGTTAGACCCAAACAAATGATGAAAAGTATTTCACAAACGAAAgaatcaaacaaaaaacaaagcaaatgGGAATGGTTCTTTGCTTTAAAATCAGTGACAGAATACCTGACCTAAAATTAAGAACAACCATAGGCAGACCTTGAATTTAGACAGGCTATGCGCACACTGCCTGCAAATGAGGTGGAAACCGAGCTGCACTTACTAACCTCCTGCCAAACGTATTTTCCTCAGATCATACAGACCCACTTATAAAATGTGAAAACCCAGCAGGCATGATTTAAGAAGAAAAGGCAACCATTGTGGAAAATTGTGGACCCAACCATTATTCAAAGCATAATATAACATTGAAAATGCTGTCATCCTTCTAAaatatgtgtgtaatgtagtGGAAGGTTTTGTTAAACtctcattttattatttttcataccaaatgtaatctcacacTTGATCAATATTTTACTAGTCAAGCAAGTGGGGGTTGTGCCTGGCTGGGACATCTTTGGAAGGCAGAGATGGTCAAGTTCTGGGAAAACATTGGCTTGTCCCAGAAGAGAAAAAGTTGTTTGTGCACTACTATAAGAGACCACAGCCTACTATATTTCTTTAGGTACTGCAGAGGGATTAAGTGCACAGGTAATAATTTGAGGATAACCGTCAGCACTCGTAAAAGCAGGGTTGCCTTGCTACAGCaccggaataaattaagagaccactgtacctttttctttcctttccaaaaaagttgaaaatgaaagttttaagtgaagaacagaagcgttcaatttgcagtggtctcttaattttaacccttctgttcctcactaaaaacattacatttctttggaaAGCTAAGAAAaaggcgcagtggtctctttattctTTCCGGAGATGTATATGGTTTGGAGAGGAGATTAATTGAGTAGAGAAGGGTCAGGGGGAGGGAACTTGGGAGTTTGTTCATGTTTCATTTTAAAGgttttctaaactgtatttcatacactgatgtcatacagagcttgtattaactgcaagcTTGTAATAATATATCTTAAATAGATTATATTGGTTTCCTGAATAGTTTATAGTCTATTATGCTTTATTACATTTCTGGAAGAACTCACAGACGAACATGGAGAAGTGGAAACAGAGTTTTGaccgagacagagacagaggcaaGGGAAGAGATCATATAGATCATatagagagatacacagagataGAGATAATGGGCATGAAACTGAGATAGAGATAatgtgagagagatagataaTGGGAGTGAAATAGAGATAATGTGAGAGAGATATATATAATGGGAGTGAAATAGAGATAatgtgagagagatagatataATGGGAGTGAAATAGAGATAatgtgagagagatagatataatgggagtgagagaaagggaggaaaatcaGTGGCTAGTATGTGGGTAAAACTTACGAATTAGAAGTCATATCTGTAAACATTGCAGCCCTTGGGATCCACATCCCAAAACAAGCCATGGTTGCAATGACCTGAGATAGAAACAAAATGATACTTCCAGCTATATATTCATTATCACATGACctgaaataaagacaaaactATAAATTCACCCATCTATTCACAATCACATGGTTCTAATTAATGTTAAGACATAACATCAAACAGTCGTGACCAAAATCACAGAATCACATACATTCTCATTTACTTCTTGAAATGAGAACAGCTCTGCTGCTCCATTTTTATTGTACTTAATGTGACTGGTGGCTACTGGAAACAGGGAGCTTAGTTCTTACCGGTGCAGCCCCACTGACCCACATAATGGTTGTCTTCTTGGGAGATGGGACATTTctatagacaaacacacactcctccaggTACAGCAGCAGAGATAGGGTGGCCATCAGGGTCAAAACGGAGTACACAGCCACACCAAGCACATCGAGTTCTACAGCAGAGTGAAAGGAAGGAtatcagagggagagagaaaaaaagaaagagcaagaaggaaggaaagattcagatggagagagagagaaattgagtAGGAGGGAAGGGCAGAGTGAGTGAATAATGGGATAAACAGAAGGGAGATGAGGACAGAGGATGTCATTAAAAAATCCATTACTGTGCCTATCATTGTAATCCATTACTGTGCCAATCATTGTAATCCATTATTGTGCCTATCATTGTAATCCATTACTGTGCCTATCATTGTAATCCATTGCTGTGCCTATCATTGTAATCCATTGCTGTGGCTATCATTGTAATCCATTACTGTGCTTATCATTGCAATCCATTACTTTGCCTATCATTGTAATCCATTACTGTGCCTATCATTGTAATGCATTGCTGTGCCTATCATTGTAATCCATTACTGTACCTATCATTGTAATCCATTACTGTGCCTATCATTGTAATCCATTACTGTGCCTGTCATTGTAATCCATTACTGTGCCTGTCATTGTAATCTAAGATGTAGCTCCCGGCAAATTGTGAGAACAACAAAGATAAGTCAGGGCCCCGACTGACCACAGGGTTTTTTATGAAACAGCATCCAAACACTGTAATTAGCCAGGGCCTCTTTAGAGATTGGGTGCTAATGAAATCCCAACAATACTTCTTTCAGCCCAGTGTAAACCCATCTGTGTATCAAGACTGGTTTAAAACAGAATGGGATAATATCTGCCCTCTTGAAGAGATCAAAGTTATGTTTATTGTCCTGGAAGAGGATAATCTTAACCTAAAACATTCTACAGTATCGGGTAATTATTTCCAGAATTGTTGGCACTCTTATTCAGAAGTGCAACAGATGAAAGGCCTTGCTAATTATTATGGCATTATCTCAATTGAGCTACTGTATTTCACTCGAGGAAAGAAATGCTTATCTGCAGTCTCAACATGGGCAGAGTGAAATTGagtaaataaaatattgctTTCCAAACAAAGTCTATATTAAGAACTAGTGTATACCaatggttcccaaccaggggtataGGACCtctgggggtacttgaaaacactcatgacaccatagacttaatagtgaaattaacatgagggggtacttaaGGGGTACTCCAAGTCGGTGGTACAATAAGTGAAAAAGGTTGCAAACCACTGTCCATATTACCATATTAACTCAGAAGCCGTATGTCCACTTCACAGTGTGTCAAAAGCATATCCAGAAATGTCAATGCCTTGCCCAAGACTTCGAAAGCAAACCATGAGCATTTAGTTCAACGGGTCAACATAGTATTTTGAGCATGAGACCCTAACTGCAACAGGTTACGTGCCACTGAGATGTAGTTGTCACAGAC
This genomic window from Esox lucius isolate fEsoLuc1 chromosome 7, fEsoLuc1.pri, whole genome shotgun sequence contains:
- the LOC105027704 gene encoding organic solute transporter subunit alpha — its product is MEEVLNSTIHPTCLQEPPLAIDIIKQLDVLGVAVYSVLTLMATLSLLLYLEECVFVYRNVPSPKKTTIMWVSGAAPVIATMACFGMWIPRAAMFTDMTSNSYFAVVVYKVLILLIEESGGSEAFLKRNSNKTFKITTGPCCCCCLCLPRVPVTRRLLFLLKLGALQYAILKTVLSILSIILWTNGNFDLSDLEITGTAIWINPFIGVLTIISLWPVGIVFMNINSTLKSVRIIPKYAMYQLVLVLSQLQTSVINILALDGTIACSPPLSSIANGTMISQQLMIVEMFIISLVNWSLYHRIYDPLPVDHNEIDNDLNSKAILQAPLEEHSA